One part of the Capra hircus breed San Clemente chromosome 4, ASM170441v1, whole genome shotgun sequence genome encodes these proteins:
- the TAS2R38 gene encoding taste receptor type 2 member 38 encodes MVTLTHIASVPSEVRNAFLFFSVLEFAVGILVNAFIFLVNFRDLVRRQPLSHCDLVLLSLSLTRLVLHGLLFLKAIQLTHFQRIRDPLSFSYQTIIVLWMIVHQAGLWLTTCLSLLYCSKIVRFSHAFLLRAASWISRKIPQMLLGAVVLSCVCTLLCLWNFFSGSRFSAVTRLLTNNSTELNLNIAKLSFFHSFLFCSLASIPSFLLFLVSSGMLVFSLGRHMRMMRAETRGSRDPSLEAHTRALRSLVSFFCLYVLSLSAALVSVPLLTLWHSKVGVMVCIGIMAACPSGHAVILISGNAKLRRAMDTILLWAKSSFRVRMDHKADPRTPDLC; translated from the coding sequence ATGGTGACTCTGACTCACATCGCATCTGTGCCCTCTGAAGTCAGGAAtgcatttctgttcttttcagtCCTGGAGTTTGCAGTAGGGATCCTGGTCAACGCCTTCATTTTCTTGGTGAATTTCCGGGACCTGGTGAGGAGGCAGCCACTGAGCCACTGTGATCTTGTCCTGTTGAGTCTCAGCCTCACCCGGCTTGTCCTGCACGGGCTGCTCTTTCTGAAGGCCATCCAGCTTACTCATTTCCAGCGAATAAGAGACCCACTGAGCTTCAGCTACCAGACCATCATCGTGCTCTGGATGATCGTCCACCAAGCCGGCCTCTGGCTCACCACGTGCCTTAGTCTCCTTTACTGCTCCAAGATTGTCCGTTTCTCTCACGCCTTCCTGCTCCGTGCAGCAAGCTGGATCTCCAGAAAGATCCCCCAGATGCTTCTGGGTGCTGTGGTTCTCTCCTGTGTCTGCACTCTTCTCTGCTTATGGAACTTTTTTAGTGGATCTCGTTTCTCAGCTGTAACTAGGCTACTCACGAATAACAGTACTGAACTCAATTTGAACATTGCAAAACTCAgtttctttcattccttcctcTTCTGCAGCCTGGcgtccatcccttctttcttgcttttcctgGTTTCCTCTGGGATGCTAGTGTTCTCCCTGGGGAGGCACATGAGGATGATGAGGGCTGAAACCAGAGGCTCTCGGGACCCCAGCCTGGAGGCTCACACCCGGGCACTCAGGTCTCTCGTCTCTTTCTTCTGCCTGTATGTGCTGTCACTCTCCGCTGCCTTAGTCTCGGTGCCGTTGCTGACGCTGTGGCACAGCAAGGTTGGGGTGATGGTCTGCATAGGGATAATGGCAGCCTGTCCCTCGGGACATGCAGTCATCCTGATCTCAGGGAATGCCAAGCTGAGGAGGGCTATGGACACCATTCTGCTTTGGGCAAAGAGCAGTTTCAGGGTAAGGATGGACCACAAGGCAGATCCGAGGACACCAGATCTGTGTTGA
- the CLEC5A gene encoding C-type lectin domain family 5 member A isoform X1, with the protein MNWHMIISGLIVVVLKIVGMTLFLLYFPQIFGENNVIFIPTESSGTVPQILGNGTVSFTPTESYGTVCPKGWDFHQGRCFFLSKSELSWNKSMNFCKEKRSTLAIVNTPEKLKFLQDITGAEKYFIGLLYQPVEKKWRWINNAEFNNVVTNPIQNFHCVTIGLTKTYDAASCNITYRWICEKKAQ; encoded by the exons ATGAACTGgcatatgataatctctgggctTATAGTAGTGGTGCTTAAGATTGTCGGAATGaccttatttctgctttatt TCCCACAGATTTTTGGCGAAAATAATGTCATCTTCATTCCCACAGAGAGCTCTGGAACAG ttccgCAGATTTTGGGGAATGGCACTGTCAGCTTCACTCCAACAGAGAGCTACGGAACAG TCTGCCCCAAGGGGTGGGATTTTCATCAAGGAAGATGTTTTTTCTTGTCCAAATCAGAATTGTCTTGGAACAAGAGCATGAACTTTTGCAAAGAAAAACGATCCACGTTGGCCATTGTCAACACGCCAGAGAAACTG aaattTCTCCAGGACATAACTGGTGCTGAGAAGTATTTTATTGGCTTATTATACCAGCCTGTAGAGAAAAAGTGGCGCTGGATCAACAACGCTGAGTTTAACAACGT CGTTACCAATCCAATTCAGAATTTCCACTGCGTGACCATAGGCCTAACAAAGACATATGATGCTGCTTCATGTAACATCACCTACCGCTGGATCTGTGAGAAGAAGGCCCAATGA
- the CLEC5A gene encoding C-type lectin domain family 5 member A isoform X2 — MNWHMIISGLIVVVLKIVGMTLFLLYFPQILGNGTVSFTPTESYGTVCPKGWDFHQGRCFFLSKSELSWNKSMNFCKEKRSTLAIVNTPEKLKFLQDITGAEKYFIGLLYQPVEKKWRWINNAEFNNVVTNPIQNFHCVTIGLTKTYDAASCNITYRWICEKKAQ; from the exons ATGAACTGgcatatgataatctctgggctTATAGTAGTGGTGCTTAAGATTGTCGGAATGaccttatttctgctttatt ttccgCAGATTTTGGGGAATGGCACTGTCAGCTTCACTCCAACAGAGAGCTACGGAACAG TCTGCCCCAAGGGGTGGGATTTTCATCAAGGAAGATGTTTTTTCTTGTCCAAATCAGAATTGTCTTGGAACAAGAGCATGAACTTTTGCAAAGAAAAACGATCCACGTTGGCCATTGTCAACACGCCAGAGAAACTG aaattTCTCCAGGACATAACTGGTGCTGAGAAGTATTTTATTGGCTTATTATACCAGCCTGTAGAGAAAAAGTGGCGCTGGATCAACAACGCTGAGTTTAACAACGT CGTTACCAATCCAATTCAGAATTTCCACTGCGTGACCATAGGCCTAACAAAGACATATGATGCTGCTTCATGTAACATCACCTACCGCTGGATCTGTGAGAAGAAGGCCCAATGA
- the LOC102178508 gene encoding olfactory receptor 9A4-like, with protein sequence MLKNYSSITEFYLLGFPGSKELHNILFATFFFFYSVTLIGNMVIILTVCVDKRLQSPMYFFLAHLSVLEILITSVAVPVMLWGLLLPGMQAVSLSACCVQLYLYLSLGTSELLLIGAMAVDRYVAVCNPLRYTIIMNSRTCLWVVIVSWVFGFLFQIWPVYATFHLTFCKSNVLDHFYCDRGQLLKLSCDNSLFTEFILFLMAVFIIVGSMIPTVVSYTCIISTILRIPSGSGRRKAFSTCASHFTFVVIGYGSCLFLFVKPKQTQAAEYNRVASLMVLVVNPFLNPFIFTLRNDKFIEAFRNVMKRCYQLLRD encoded by the coding sequence ATGTTGAAAAATTACTCTAGCATCACTGAATTTTATCTCCTTGGCTTCCCTGGCTCTAAAGAACTACACAATATTCTATTTgccaccttctttttcttctactcTGTGACATTAATTGGAAACATGGTCATCATCTTGACAGTCTGTGTTGATAAACGTCTTCAGTcccccatgtatttcttcctggctcaccTCTCTGTCCTAGAGATCCTGATCACATCTGTGGCCGTCCCTGTGATGCTCTGGGGTCTGCTTCTTCCTGGGATGCAGGCAGTATCTTTGAGTGCCTGTTGTGTACAACTGTATTTGTACTTGTCTTTGGGAACATCAGAGTTGTTACTAATAGGAGCGATGGCTGTGGACCGTTACGTGGCTGTCTGTAACCCTTTGAGATACACCATCATTATGAACAGCCGCACCTGTCTCTGGGTGGTAATTGTGTCCTGGGTATTTGGCTTCTTGTTTCAAATCTGGCCAGTCTATGCCACGTTTCATCTTACTTTCTGCAAATCAAATGTGCTAGACCATTTTTACTGTGACAGAGGGCAACTGCTCAAACTATCCTGTGATAACAGTCTTTTCACAGagtttattctgtttttaatgGCTGTTTTCATTATTGTTGGTTCGATGATCCCTACAGTTGTCTCCTACACCTGCATTATATCCACCATCCTCAGGATCCCCTCAGGCTCCGGCCGCAGGAAAGCCTTCTCTACCTGTGCCTCCCACTTCACCTTTGTTGTCATCGGCTACGGCAGCTGCTTGTTCCTCTTTGTGAAACCCAAGCAAACGCAGGCCGCTGAGTACAACAGGGTAGCATCACTGATGGTTTTAGTGGTGAACCCTTTTCTGAACCCTTTTATCTTCACCCTCCGGAATGACAAATTCATAGAGGCCTTTCGAAATGTCATGAAACGCTGCTATCAACTCCTGAGGGATTAG